In one window of Nocardiopsis aegyptia DNA:
- the serS gene encoding serine--tRNA ligase, whose amino-acid sequence MIDLRALRDDPERLRASQRARGEDPSVADRLLELDSGRRAALTRFETLRAEQKSVGKSVSKASAEEREELLARAKSLSAEVKEAEAEAGRLGDELNAALARVPNLVQEGAPEGGVDDFRVMETVGTPREFDFTPRDHLELGEMLGAIDMERGAKVSGARFYFLTGVGAQLELALLNMAMNQAVEAGFTPMIPPVLVKPETMEGTGFLGEHSDEIYHLPADDLYLVGTSEVPLAGYHAAEILPADDLPNRYIGWSPCFRREAGSYGKDTRGIIRVHQFNKVEMFVYAHPDTADEEHLRLLAWEREMLDKLELPYRVVDIAGGDLGTSAARKYDCEAWVPTQETYRELTSTSNCTDFQARRLNVRFRGEDGRPRFAATLNGTLATTRWIVAILENHQREDGSVVVPEALRPYLGRDVIEPVTPPRKG is encoded by the coding sequence GTGATCGACCTTCGCGCACTCCGAGATGACCCCGAACGACTCCGAGCCTCGCAGCGGGCCCGAGGCGAGGACCCCTCCGTCGCCGACCGCCTGCTCGAACTGGACTCCGGCCGCCGTGCCGCGCTGACCCGGTTCGAGACCCTGCGCGCCGAGCAGAAGAGCGTGGGCAAGTCGGTCTCCAAGGCGTCGGCCGAGGAGCGCGAGGAGCTGCTCGCGCGGGCCAAGTCGCTGTCCGCCGAGGTCAAGGAGGCCGAGGCGGAGGCGGGCAGGCTCGGCGACGAGCTGAACGCCGCGCTCGCGCGCGTGCCCAACCTCGTGCAGGAGGGCGCCCCCGAGGGCGGCGTCGACGACTTCCGCGTCATGGAGACCGTGGGGACGCCGCGCGAGTTCGACTTCACCCCGCGCGACCACCTGGAGCTGGGCGAGATGCTCGGCGCCATCGACATGGAGCGCGGCGCCAAGGTCTCCGGTGCCCGTTTCTACTTCCTCACCGGTGTGGGCGCGCAGCTGGAGCTGGCGCTGCTCAACATGGCGATGAACCAGGCCGTCGAGGCCGGTTTCACCCCGATGATCCCGCCGGTGCTGGTCAAGCCCGAGACCATGGAGGGCACGGGGTTCCTCGGCGAGCACTCCGACGAGATCTACCACCTGCCCGCGGACGACCTGTACCTGGTCGGCACCTCCGAGGTGCCGCTGGCCGGATACCACGCCGCCGAGATCCTGCCCGCCGACGACCTGCCCAACCGGTACATCGGCTGGTCGCCCTGCTTCCGCCGGGAGGCCGGGTCCTACGGCAAGGACACCCGGGGCATCATCCGCGTCCACCAGTTCAACAAGGTGGAGATGTTCGTCTACGCCCACCCGGACACCGCGGACGAGGAGCACCTGCGGCTGCTCGCGTGGGAGCGGGAGATGCTGGACAAGCTGGAGCTGCCCTACCGCGTGGTGGACATCGCCGGCGGCGACCTGGGGACGAGTGCGGCCCGCAAGTACGACTGCGAGGCGTGGGTGCCCACCCAGGAGACCTACCGGGAGCTCACCTCCACGTCGAACTGCACGGACTTCCAGGCCCGCCGCCTCAACGTGCGCTTCCGCGGTGAGGACGGCAGGCCCCGCTTCGCCGCCACGCTCAACGGCACGCTGGCCACGACCCGCTGGATCGTCGCGATCCTGGAGAACCACCAGCGCGAGGACGGCTCCGTGGTCGTGCCCGAGGCACTGCGCCCGTACCTGGGCCGCGACGTCATCGAGCCGGTCACCCCGCCCAGGAAGGGCTGA
- a CDS encoding NAD(P)H-quinone oxidoreductase, with protein MYAIRIPEPGGPDVLSWTEVPDPVPAEGEVLVDIAASAANRADVAQRQGNYPPPAGASEYPGLECSGTVAALGPGTEESGWSVGDPVCALLTGGGYAERVAVPVGQLLPVPKGVGLVEAAALPEVACTVWSNLVMVGGLKEGETFLVHGGGSGIGTFAIQFARALGARVAVTAGSDAKLERCRELGADITINYRTEDFTERMRAEGGADLILDIMGGSYLDANLRSLSTNGRLVIIGLMGGRRAEADLGRMLAKRLSVHATTLRSRPAAEKAAITAGVLEQVWPLVEKGTIRPVVDREVPLRDAAEAHRVMESSAHTGKILLTR; from the coding sequence ATGTACGCGATCCGTATCCCAGAGCCCGGAGGACCCGACGTCCTGTCATGGACCGAGGTCCCCGACCCGGTCCCCGCCGAAGGCGAGGTCCTGGTGGACATCGCCGCGAGCGCGGCCAACCGCGCGGACGTCGCCCAGCGCCAGGGCAACTACCCGCCCCCGGCCGGCGCCTCCGAGTACCCCGGCCTGGAGTGCTCGGGCACCGTGGCCGCCCTCGGCCCCGGCACCGAGGAGTCCGGCTGGAGCGTGGGCGATCCCGTCTGCGCGCTGCTGACCGGCGGCGGCTACGCCGAGCGGGTCGCCGTCCCCGTCGGCCAGCTCCTGCCCGTCCCCAAGGGCGTCGGCCTCGTCGAGGCGGCCGCGCTGCCCGAGGTGGCCTGCACCGTCTGGTCCAACCTGGTCATGGTCGGCGGCCTCAAGGAGGGGGAGACCTTCCTCGTGCACGGCGGGGGCAGCGGCATCGGCACGTTCGCCATCCAGTTCGCCCGTGCCCTCGGAGCCCGGGTGGCGGTAACCGCCGGCAGCGACGCCAAGCTGGAGCGCTGCCGTGAGCTCGGCGCCGACATCACCATCAACTACCGCACCGAGGACTTCACCGAGCGGATGCGCGCCGAGGGCGGTGCCGACCTGATCCTCGACATCATGGGCGGCTCCTACCTGGACGCGAACCTGCGTTCCCTGTCCACGAACGGCCGGCTGGTGATCATCGGCCTCATGGGCGGCCGCAGGGCGGAGGCCGATCTGGGGCGTATGCTCGCCAAGCGCCTGTCGGTCCACGCCACCACACTGCGTTCACGGCCCGCCGCAGAGAAGGCGGCCATCACCGCGGGAGTACTCGAACAGGTCTGGCCGTTGGTAGAAAAAGGAACCATCCGCCCCGTCGTGGACCGCGAGGTACCCCTCAGGGACGCGGCGGAGGCACACCGAGTCATGGAATCGAGCGCGCACACCGGCAAGATCCTTCTCACCCGCTGA
- a CDS encoding bacterial proteasome activator family protein has product MSSADDQNERPQVLVMGSDEHTGEPEEGTEEPRTLADMVEQPAKVMRIGSMIRQLLDEVKAAPLDEASRARLKEIHTSSIKELEDGLAPELIEELERLTLPFAEGSAPSDAELRIAQAQLVGWLEGLFHGIQTTLFAQQMAARAQLENMRKALPPGVGGLQGQGGPGGEPNAGSGPYL; this is encoded by the coding sequence ATGAGCAGCGCAGACGACCAGAACGAACGGCCCCAGGTGCTGGTGATGGGGTCCGATGAGCACACGGGCGAACCGGAGGAGGGCACCGAGGAGCCCCGCACCCTCGCCGACATGGTGGAGCAGCCCGCCAAGGTGATGCGGATCGGCAGCATGATCCGCCAGCTTTTGGACGAGGTGAAGGCGGCCCCCCTCGACGAGGCCAGCCGGGCACGCCTCAAGGAGATCCACACGTCCTCCATCAAGGAGCTGGAGGACGGACTGGCCCCCGAGCTCATCGAGGAGCTGGAGCGGCTCACCCTGCCGTTCGCGGAGGGCTCGGCGCCCAGCGACGCGGAACTCCGGATCGCGCAGGCCCAGCTCGTCGGGTGGCTGGAAGGGCTGTTCCACGGCATCCAGACGACCCTGTTCGCCCAGCAGATGGCCGCTCGCGCCCAGCTGGAGAACATGCGCAAGGCACTGCCGCCCGGGGTGGGCGGCCTCCAGGGCCAGGGCGGACCCGGTGGGGAGCCGAACGCCGGTTCGGGGCCGTACCTCTAG
- a CDS encoding universal stress protein, whose protein sequence is MADSERTAHVVVGYDGSDHADAAVEWAAVEAVRRDVPLRLVHALGMPLIVSAYGGPTRFEPTDDMRGHATEVLATASERARSVRPSVVVETVTTLEDAPLALLRQSHPGDLIVVGTRGLGSVASMFVGSVSLRVASQAPCPVVVVPTAEDKKPATTSLDKVVVGVDGGANSRRALGLAMDLAEESGGEVVVVHSWDIPFAYDPVALTASGWQPQEELFEEQSEKLVAELLADVVDERPEHSEVTVSVVRTRSRPAEALLEAATGADAIVVGSRGRGSVRGLLLGSVSQTVLHHSTIPVVVLPRHADEEPE, encoded by the coding sequence ATGGCAGACAGTGAACGCACAGCCCACGTGGTGGTGGGGTACGACGGGTCCGACCACGCCGACGCGGCGGTCGAGTGGGCCGCGGTCGAGGCGGTCCGCAGGGACGTGCCGCTGAGGCTGGTGCACGCGTTGGGGATGCCGTTGATCGTGAGCGCGTACGGGGGGCCGACGCGCTTCGAGCCGACCGACGACATGCGGGGACACGCCACCGAGGTGCTCGCCACGGCGTCCGAGCGGGCCCGCTCGGTGCGGCCCTCGGTGGTCGTGGAGACGGTGACCACGCTGGAGGACGCGCCGCTGGCGCTGCTGCGCCAGAGCCACCCAGGCGACCTGATCGTGGTCGGCACGCGTGGACTGGGCAGTGTGGCGTCGATGTTCGTGGGCTCGGTGAGCCTGCGCGTGGCGAGCCAGGCGCCCTGCCCCGTGGTGGTGGTTCCGACCGCCGAGGACAAGAAGCCCGCGACGACGTCGCTCGACAAGGTCGTGGTCGGCGTCGACGGCGGTGCGAACTCCCGTCGTGCCCTGGGCCTGGCGATGGACCTGGCCGAGGAGTCCGGCGGCGAGGTCGTGGTCGTCCACAGCTGGGACATCCCGTTCGCCTACGACCCGGTCGCACTGACCGCGTCGGGGTGGCAGCCGCAGGAGGAGCTGTTCGAGGAGCAGTCCGAGAAGCTGGTGGCGGAGCTGCTCGCCGACGTGGTCGACGAACGGCCCGAGCACTCCGAGGTGACGGTCAGCGTGGTGCGCACGAGGTCCCGTCCGGCCGAGGCGCTGCTGGAGGCGGCCACGGGCGCGGACGCCATCGTGGTGGGGTCGCGCGGGCGCGGCAGCGTGCGGGGCCTGCTGCTGGGCTCGGTGAGCCAGACGGTGCTGCACCACTCCACGATCCCGGTGGTGGTCCTGCCCCGGCACGCGGACGAGGAACCGGAGTAG
- a CDS encoding nucleotide-binding protein: MADQEHSGPGGGPDEGTDPTVEERSEALREPSEDDAEELGETATEVTRFPEPAAPSPREQWFGGFDGAAPPPPPYARLPENSTGDGTPPAGTAGPPQGAPPPEPGTGVAAPPPAGEDRAADPPEEELGGGTVRLLPGPRNRRPIRPTRPTRPGGGAADPLGPRKLRGDSDVPEPEQLPPLDTERVEPSGAAPPEAPAADTDVVRPPRPTAREGTEEDGTLPLAPGTGSSTVPAPPPEAPAASSPWASSAPGSRGGSPGPPAPAGTPSGPRWDQERPPAEHGETSDSLNAATLVRNRRQGPSTGWRRAVHAATLGLVNPGESARVLHRRELVARASTPVASGHHRVAVLSLKGGVGKTTTTVALGATLASLRGDRVLAVDANPDRGTLSDKVRLETAATIRDLLNERHLVARYADIRGFTSQAPSRLEILASDRDPAVSEAFSDADYREVARIVEHFYSICITDCGTGLLHSAMRGVLGLADQVVLVSSASVDGARSASATLDWLEAHGHGPLVRGAVVVLSMVRSNSKSSVDLGRLEEHFAGRCRAVVRVPWDGHLEEGAEVDLEQLATATRESYLRLAASVGEAFGR; this comes from the coding sequence GTGGCAGACCAGGAACACAGCGGTCCGGGCGGCGGTCCCGACGAGGGGACCGACCCGACCGTCGAGGAGCGCTCCGAGGCACTCCGGGAACCGTCGGAGGACGACGCGGAGGAGCTCGGCGAGACGGCCACCGAGGTCACGCGGTTCCCGGAGCCGGCCGCCCCGTCGCCCCGGGAACAGTGGTTCGGCGGCTTCGACGGCGCGGCGCCGCCCCCGCCGCCCTACGCCCGGCTGCCCGAGAACTCCACGGGCGACGGCACCCCGCCCGCCGGGACGGCCGGCCCGCCGCAGGGCGCGCCGCCTCCCGAGCCGGGGACGGGTGTGGCGGCACCGCCGCCGGCCGGGGAGGACCGGGCGGCCGACCCGCCGGAGGAGGAGCTGGGCGGCGGCACGGTTCGGCTCCTGCCCGGCCCGCGCAACCGGCGACCCATCCGTCCCACGCGTCCCACACGTCCCGGCGGGGGCGCCGCGGACCCGCTCGGTCCGAGGAAGCTGCGCGGCGACTCCGACGTGCCCGAACCGGAACAGCTGCCCCCGCTGGACACGGAGCGCGTCGAACCCTCGGGTGCGGCGCCGCCGGAGGCCCCGGCCGCGGACACCGACGTCGTCCGCCCGCCGCGGCCCACCGCCCGGGAGGGCACGGAGGAGGACGGGACCCTCCCGCTCGCGCCCGGCACGGGCTCGTCCACGGTGCCCGCCCCGCCGCCGGAGGCCCCGGCCGCGTCGAGCCCGTGGGCGTCCTCGGCGCCCGGTTCGCGCGGCGGCTCCCCGGGTCCGCCCGCTCCCGCCGGCACGCCGTCCGGCCCCCGGTGGGACCAGGAGCGGCCCCCGGCCGAGCACGGCGAGACCTCGGACTCGCTCAACGCCGCCACCCTGGTCCGCAACCGCCGCCAGGGTCCCAGTACCGGCTGGCGCAGGGCCGTGCACGCCGCGACCCTGGGCCTGGTCAACCCGGGCGAGTCGGCGCGGGTCCTGCACCGGCGCGAACTCGTCGCCCGGGCGTCCACACCGGTCGCGTCCGGACACCACCGGGTGGCCGTGCTCAGCCTCAAGGGCGGTGTCGGCAAGACCACGACCACGGTCGCCCTCGGTGCGACACTCGCGTCGCTGCGCGGCGACCGGGTCCTGGCCGTGGACGCCAACCCCGACCGCGGCACGCTGTCGGACAAGGTGCGCCTGGAGACGGCCGCGACCATCCGCGACCTGCTCAACGAACGGCACCTGGTGGCGCGCTACGCCGACATCCGCGGCTTCACCTCCCAGGCGCCCAGCCGCCTGGAGATCCTGGCCTCGGACCGGGACCCCGCGGTGTCGGAGGCCTTCAGCGACGCCGACTACCGGGAGGTCGCCCGGATCGTCGAGCACTTCTACTCCATCTGCATCACCGACTGCGGCACCGGACTCCTGCACTCGGCGATGCGCGGCGTGCTGGGCCTGGCCGACCAGGTCGTCCTGGTCAGCTCGGCGTCCGTGGACGGCGCCCGCAGCGCCAGCGCCACGCTCGACTGGCTGGAGGCCCACGGTCACGGCCCACTCGTGCGGGGCGCGGTCGTGGTGCTGTCGATGGTGCGTTCCAACAGCAAGAGCAGTGTCGACCTGGGACGACTGGAGGAGCACTTCGCGGGGCGCTGCCGCGCCGTGGTGCGGGTGCCCTGGGACGGACACCTGGAGGAGGGCGCCGAGGTGGACCTGGAACAGCTGGCGACCGCGACCAGGGAGTCCTATCTGCGGCTCGCCGCGTCCGTGGGCGAGGCCTTCGGCCGGTAG
- a CDS encoding universal stress protein produces the protein MNAQERPPAVVVGVDGSPAARAALLWAVDEADRRREQLRIVHGMGLASKLGVHPLPDRAAVEEDLVEGGRALLAESVDAARRARPEVEVVDVLAEDDAPAVLLDDARHGDVIVVGSRGLGGIRAIMLGSVSARTSSHAPCPVVVVPDADRPRRRRGRIVVGVDGSDSSHRALRFGLREALVSESEVVVVNSWEVPLPADVDSAAVDAQSVHEEVFDRQSEEVVAGVLAEVIDDSTEHLEISAVRMQANPVEALLKAGEDADLIVVGSRGRGGVRGLVMGSVSQGVLHHARVPVAVLPPHSDETE, from the coding sequence ATGAACGCACAGGAACGCCCGCCCGCGGTGGTCGTCGGCGTGGACGGCTCACCCGCCGCCCGTGCCGCCCTGCTCTGGGCGGTCGACGAGGCGGACCGGCGGCGGGAACAGCTGAGGATCGTGCACGGAATGGGGCTGGCGTCGAAGCTGGGCGTCCACCCCCTGCCCGACCGTGCCGCGGTGGAGGAGGACCTCGTGGAGGGCGGCCGCGCGCTGCTCGCCGAGAGCGTGGACGCCGCCCGCCGGGCCAGACCGGAGGTGGAGGTGGTCGACGTCCTGGCGGAGGACGACGCGCCCGCCGTGCTCCTCGACGACGCCCGGCACGGGGACGTGATCGTGGTGGGCTCGCGCGGGCTCGGCGGGATCAGGGCGATCATGCTGGGCTCGGTGAGCGCGCGGACGTCCTCGCACGCGCCGTGCCCGGTGGTGGTGGTCCCGGACGCCGACCGGCCGCGGCGGCGCCGGGGGCGGATCGTGGTCGGGGTGGACGGGTCGGACTCCTCGCACCGCGCGCTGCGCTTCGGTCTGCGCGAGGCGCTGGTCAGCGAGTCCGAGGTGGTGGTCGTCAACAGCTGGGAGGTGCCGCTGCCGGCGGACGTGGACTCGGCGGCGGTCGACGCGCAGTCGGTCCACGAGGAGGTCTTCGACCGCCAGTCGGAGGAGGTCGTCGCCGGGGTGCTGGCCGAGGTCATCGACGACAGCACCGAACACCTGGAGATCAGTGCCGTCCGGATGCAGGCCAATCCGGTGGAGGCGCTGCTCAAGGCCGGCGAGGACGCGGACCTGATCGTGGTGGGCTCGCGCGGCCGCGGCGGGGTCCGCGGCCTGGTGATGGGTTCGGTCAGCCAGGGGGTGCTGCACCACGCCCGCGTCCCGGTGGCCGTCCTGCCGCCGCACTCGGACGAGACCGAGTGA
- a CDS encoding nuclear transport factor 2 family protein — translation MSAAEHAHEHLVAVERDWSAAIVANDPDRIGSFMTDDWVIVSGRGVGTREEFLGHVRSGDLTHSAMRDTGSFRVRVYGDAGDTAVVTGRATNTAYFRGRRFDADEWVTDVFVRRDGLWRCALTHLATAETG, via the coding sequence ATGAGCGCCGCAGAGCACGCGCACGAGCACCTCGTGGCCGTGGAACGGGACTGGTCGGCGGCGATCGTCGCCAACGACCCCGACCGGATCGGGTCGTTCATGACGGACGACTGGGTGATCGTCTCGGGCCGGGGCGTGGGGACCCGGGAGGAGTTCCTCGGCCACGTCCGCTCCGGGGACCTGACCCACTCCGCGATGCGGGACACGGGCTCCTTCCGCGTCCGCGTCTACGGCGACGCGGGCGACACGGCCGTCGTGACCGGACGGGCGACGAACACGGCGTACTTCCGTGGGCGGCGCTTCGACGCCGACGAATGGGTGACGGACGTGTTCGTGCGCCGTGACGGCCTCTGGAGGTGCGCGCTCACCCACCTCGCCACGGCCGAGACCGGCTGA
- the pheA gene encoding prephenate dehydratase has protein sequence MPNRYAYLGPEGTFTEAAMRDLRPDAPDEARIPCDSVASVFDAVRSGAVDGGVVPLENSVEGGVTATIAELINGEPLLITGQTAVPVEFALFARPGTALEDVKRVATHPHALAQCRGWLAQHLPDADTHTVSSTAAAARTVAEPGAPFDAAICAVFAGERYGLRALAGNVGDRSDAATRFIHLSRPGPLPEPTGTDLTSLVAFIADDHPGALIEVLNQFAVRGVNLTRLESRPTGDRLGNYCFCIDAEGHVAEARVGEALMGIRRVCRDVRFLGSYPRSGRTDDLDPPLRPRSTTDADFAEAERWLARIRSGQVD, from the coding sequence ATGCCCAACCGTTACGCCTACCTCGGCCCCGAGGGCACCTTCACCGAAGCCGCCATGCGCGATCTGCGCCCGGACGCGCCCGACGAGGCGCGCATCCCGTGTGACAGTGTCGCCTCCGTCTTCGACGCGGTCCGCTCGGGGGCGGTGGACGGCGGTGTCGTTCCGCTGGAGAACTCGGTCGAGGGCGGGGTCACCGCCACGATCGCCGAACTCATCAACGGCGAGCCCCTGCTCATCACCGGGCAGACCGCCGTACCGGTGGAGTTCGCGCTCTTCGCGCGCCCGGGCACGGCCCTGGAGGACGTCAAGCGGGTGGCGACCCACCCGCACGCGCTCGCCCAGTGCCGCGGTTGGCTCGCCCAGCACCTGCCGGACGCCGACACCCACACCGTGTCCTCCACGGCCGCCGCCGCGCGCACCGTGGCCGAGCCGGGCGCCCCCTTCGACGCCGCGATCTGCGCGGTGTTCGCCGGGGAGAGGTACGGGCTGCGCGCCCTGGCCGGCAACGTGGGCGACCGGTCCGACGCCGCGACCCGGTTCATCCACCTGTCCCGGCCCGGCCCGCTGCCCGAGCCCACGGGCACCGACCTGACGTCACTGGTCGCCTTCATCGCGGACGACCACCCCGGCGCCCTGATCGAGGTCCTCAACCAGTTCGCGGTCCGCGGGGTCAACCTCACCCGCCTGGAGTCCCGGCCGACCGGGGACCGGCTGGGCAACTACTGCTTCTGCATCGACGCCGAGGGCCACGTGGCCGAGGCGCGCGTCGGCGAGGCGCTCATGGGCATCCGCCGCGTCTGCCGCGACGTGCGCTTCCTCGGCAGCTATCCGCGCAGCGGCCGCACCGACGACCTCGATCCGCCGCTGCGCCCGCGCTCCACCACCGACGCCGACTTCGCCGAGGCCGAGCGCTGGCTCGCGCGGATCCGCTCCGGCCAGGTCGACTGA